GCGGCAACGTGCTCCAGTTCGTCTGGGCCTTCCTGCCGGACACCTGCGAGGAGCGCCCGGGTTGCGACACGCGCGGCGACCTGGACCGCGCCTGCGGTCCCGACCTGGACAGGTGCCGCATCGCCTTCGTCCCCGAGGACACTTCGCTGCCCGACGCCGCGAGCACCGCCGAGCAGCGGCGCTGACAGGGCCCCTTCTCGGCTAGCGTTCCTCCGTCGCGGACGAACACGCGGGAGGCACCGGAACATGACGATGGGAGCGGTGTGGCTGGCGACGTGGCTGGCCCTGGGGAGCGCGGACATGAAGTGGGAGCCGCAGGCGAGCGGCACGACGGTGCGGCTGCGCGGCGTGAGCGCGGTGGACGGCCGCGTCGCGTGGGCCAGCGGCGACAAGGGCACCGTCGTGCGCACCACGGATGGCGGCAAGACGTGGACGCGGGCTCCCGTGCCTGACGCGGAGGGCTTGGACTTCCGCGACGTGGATGCCTTCAGCGACCGCACCGCCTACGTGCTGTCCATTGGCGCGGGTGACAAGTCGCGCATCTACAAGACGACGGACGGCGGTGCGCACTGGACGCTCCAGTTCACCAACACCATGCCCGGGGCCTTCTTCAACGGCATGGCCTTCTGGGACGAACAGCACGGCATCGCGTTCAGCGACCCGGTGGACCGGCACTTCGTCGTCATCACCACGGAGGACGGCGGCGCGACGTGGAAGCCCGTGCCGCAAGGGGCACTGCCGGCCGCGCTCGAGGGTGAAGCGGGCTTCGCGGCCAGCGGCACGAGCATCGCGGTGTACGGCAAGTCCCATGTCTGGTTCGGACTGGGGGGCTCCATCGCGCGCGTGCTGCACTCGGCGGACGGGGGCAAGACCTGGGGCATCGCGCCCACGCCGCTGGCCACGGGGGAAGGCGCGGGCGTGTTCTCGCTCTACTTCTGGAGCCCCATGGCGGGCGTTGCCGTAGGCGGCAACTACAAGCAGCCGGAGGTGGCCACCGGCAACGCGGCGCTCACGCTGGACGCGGGCAAGCGCAAGTGGACCGTGCCGGAGAAGGCGCCTGGGGGTTACCGCTCCTGCGTGGCCCCGCTCACGCGCGAGCGCAAGATGTGGCTCGTCGCGGTGGGGCCCACGGGTTCGGACGTGTCGAAGGACGCGGGCAGGACGTGGGAGCCGCTGGACCCCACCGGCTTCCACGCCGTGTCCACGCCGCCTCGCGCGCGGGACACGGCCTGGGCCGTGGGTGAAGAGGGGCGCATCGCGAAGCTCGTCTTCGCGAGCGCGGCGCCAGCGCCGAAGCAGCCGTAGCGCTCCGGCGTCCTTCCCACCGCGGAACAGCCATGCGTGGCGCGAGCCGCATCGCATGGCAGCGGCCTTCGCGCCGCGAGCACTGCATGGCGCGGGGGAGCATGCCCCGCGCCAGGACCCTCACTTCACCAGCAGCGCCGCGCCGATGATGCCGCTGTCATCGCCCAGCTCCGCGTCGGCGATGAGCAGGCCCTCGCGCGACACGCGGGACGCCCACTGCTGCACGCCGTCCAGCACCAGCCGCTTGATGCCCGGGCAGTGCGTCAGCACGCCGCCGCCCAGCACCAGGCGCGACGGGTTGAGCACCGTCACGTAGTTGGCCACCGCGACCGCCAGGAAGTGCGCCGCGCGAGCGTGGATCTCCTTGGCCTTCGCGTCACCCGCCTCCGCCGCCGTCTCCAGCGTCACCGGGGTGATGGTGTACGGGTCATCTTGGGTCAGCTGCTCCAGCACGCGCGAGCCGCCGGACGCCAGCAGCTCCTTCGTCTGCGCGATGAGGTTGTGGCCGCCCGCGTACGCCTCCAGGCAGCCGTGCTCACCGCAGCCGCACAGCCGGCCGCCGGGCACCACCTTGATGTGGCCCAGCTCGCCCGCCACGCCGCCGCCGCCCTGCACCAGCCGCCCGTCCGCGATGATGGCGCTGCCCACGCCGGAGCCCACGAACACCACCAGGATGTCATGGGCCCCGCGACCCGCGCCCGCGTGCAGCTCGCCCCACGCCGCCGCGGACAGGTCGTTCACCACCTTCACGTCGAAGCCCAGCCGCTTCGTCAACATCGCGGCCAGGGGCACGTCACGCCAGCCCAGGTTGGGCGCCACGGAGATGACGCCCGTGTCCTTGTGGATCTGCCCCGCCGCGCCCACGCCGCAGCCGTCCACCTTCACGCCGGACGACTTCACCGCCTCTTCCGCCGCCTGGGCGATGGTCTCCACCACGCCCTGCGGCTTGCGGTCCTGCACCGCGACCTTGGCGCTCGCGAGGATTTCACCCTTCCCATCCACCACCGCGGCCCGGGCGAACGTCCCGCCCAGGTCGATTCCCAGCGTCGGCATGTCCAGCTCCCTCCCTTACGTGCGTGCGTGTGCTTCGCGTGGAGCGTCAGCGGCTCAGGCGCCGACTTCCTTCTGCGCCTGGGCGACCGTCTTCTCGATGAGCGCCTGGATCTCCTTCACGCGGGCCTCCGTGCTGGCCTCGTAGCGCAGCACCAGGATGGGCTGCGTGTTCGACGCGCGGATGAGCCCCCAGCCGTCCGGGAACGTCACGCGCACGCCGTCCACGTCCACCACCTTGTGGCCCGCGTCGCGCAGGATTTCCGTGGCGCGCTTCACCATGGCGAACTTCTTCTCCTCCGTCGTGTCGAAGCGCAGCTCGGGGCTGGCGAAGGTCTTCGGCACGTCGGAGAGCAGCTGCGACATGGACTGCTTCTCCTGCGTCAGAATCTCCAGCAGGCGCGCGGACGCGTACACCGCGTCGTCGAAGCCGAAGTAGCGGTGCTTGAAGAAGATGTGGCCGCTCATCTCTCCGGCCAGCTCCGCGTGCTCCTCCTTCATCTTCGACTTGATGAGGGAGTGGCCCGCCTTCCACATGATGGGCCTGCCGCCGTGCTTCGCGATGTCGTCGTACATCGTGTAGCTGCACTTCACCTCGCCGATGATGGCCGCGCCCGGGGCCTCCTTCAGCACGTAGCGGCTGAAGAGCACCATCAGCTGATCCCCCCAGAGCACGTTGCCCTGGTCGTCGATGACGCCGATGCGGTCGCTGTCGCCGTCGTACGCGATGCCCACCTCCGCCTTGACCTCCTTCACCTTCTTGATGAGGTCCTGGAGGTTCTCCACCACCGTGGGGTCCGGGTGGTGGTTGGGGAAGTCCGCGTCCATCTCGCAGAACAGGGGCACCACGTCGAAGCCCATGCTCTCGAACAGGGGCACCGCGATGGCGCCGCCCGTGCCGTTGCCCGCGTCGATGACGATCTTCATCCCCTTGCGGCCCACCTTCACCGTCTGGCGGATGAAGTGGTTGTAGGGCGTGATGATGTCGTAGGGCGTGACCTTGCCGGGCTTGTCGGAGGTCGCGAAGTCCTTCGCCTCGATGAGGCGGCGCAGCTCCTTGATTTCGGGGCCGTGGAAGGTCGTCTTGCCGGCGCCAATCTTGAAGCCGTTGAACTCCTTCGGGTTGTGGCTGCCGGTGATCATCGCCAGGCCGTCCACGGGCAGCGTGTTCGCCGCGAAGTAGGTCAGCGGCGTCGGCACCACGCCCACGTCGTAGACGTCCAGGCCGGTGGCGGTGAGGCCCTTCGCGAGCGCGTCGCGGAAGCGCGTGGAGGACTCGCGGCAGTCGCGGCCCACCACGATGGAGGTGCCGCCCTTGCGGCGGATCATGGTGCCCAGGCCCAGGCCCAGGAGCTCCACCACCTCGATGGTGAGGTCCTTGTCCACCAGACCTCGGATGTCGTACTCGCGGAAGATGTGCGCGTTCATGGCAGTGTCCCCACCCTCGACAGGAACCGGGAGGGCGTAACGGAAGGCGTCGGACACTACACGAGCGGGCCCGGGGGCTGCACACGCCCGAACGAGCCCGGCTGACTGTTGAACGCCCGCCCCTCCAGGGAGGGCGGAACCTACCCCTGGCAGGGGCTGATGGCCCCCATCAGGCCATGGCCCCGGGGGCCTGGGCCCCGGCGCCGGCCCCGGAGCCCACAGGCACCCGCCGCAGCAGTGACTGGTAGTGCTTCAGCCAGGACGTGTTCAGCGGGTCCAGTTTGAGGGCCTCCGCGTAGCGCTCCAGCGCGGCCGGGACGGCCCGTTGGACCTCCAACGCATGACCCTGGGTGAAGAGGGCGCGGGCCTTCTTCTCCACCTCCGGCCGGGCGGCCAGGAAGGCGCTGCGCAGGGCCTCCATGGTGGGCTCCGGGACGCCCGCGGCCACGCAACGGGCCAATCCGCCCAGGTTGCCTCGGGTGGCGTCGTAGCCCACTCGGGAAAGCGGATCGCCGAGCATCCGCTGCGCGGCCAGCACGCGCACGCGCAGGGCGTCCAGGGCCTGACGCTGGCCGGTGGGCAGCGGGCGGTTCTGGAACGCGGCCAGGCGGCGCTGGGCGGCCTGGGCGCGGCGGTGGATGTCGCCGAAGTCGGCGTCGTGCTTCGCGCCCAGCAGCGTGTAGGGGTCCCGGGCAACGGCCTCCGCGCGGGACAGCATGCGGGCAAGCTCCGCGTCGGGCGCGGGCTCCGCGTCCTCCATGAGGGCGCGGGAGAGCAGCCGGCCCAGCGCGGGGAACTCGTCGGAGAAGTGGACGAAGACGCCCGCGGGCACGTTCCAGGTGCGCGCCTCGTCGAAGGTGACGTGGCGGACGACGTCGCAGGCGCCCAGGGCCGTCTCGCCCCGGAAGGACACCTCCACCGTCAGCCGCGCGGCGAGCGGGGGCAGTGAGCCCTGGCACTCGGCGAAGAGGCCCTCGGGGGCGACGTCGCTCACGGAGACGGGCTGGAGGACTTCGCCCGGCGTGAGGCCCAGGCGCACGCGCAGGTCCGCGGGCGCGTCCGTGCGGGGCGCGGAGGCCTCCAGCGGCGGCACGGGGTTCACCAGCGGAATGGGCGCGGCCTCATGGACGACGTCCACCAGCGGAATGGGCGGAGGCGACGGAATGGACGCGGGCTCCAGCGAGGGCGCCAGCGTCATGAACGGGATGGCCGCGGCGCCCAGCGTGGACGTGGGGTTCACCGCGGCCTGCGCCGTGACGTCCAGGGGCGAGGCTGGATCCACCAGCAGGATGGGCGCGCCGGCCTGGAGGGAGTTCGGCTCGATGATGCCGAGCTTCATCGTCTTGGCCGGCGCGTGGGACACGGCCTGCGGCTCCGGCTCGGCATCCCCCAGCAGCGCCACGGCGGAAGCCCAGAACGCGGCGACCTCCGCGCGCATGGCCCCCTCACCGGAGCGGGCGTTGGACGGCGCGCCATCCGCCGCGCGCAGCGCCGCGTCCTCCATGGACGTCGCGGCCATGCCCCACTCGGGCACGTCCTCCACGATGTCGAAGTCGTCCGCCGCGTCGTGCTGCTCGGCGCTCCCCTCCGCCGTGGCGACCCCCTCCACGTCGGCCACATCCTCGGGAGCATCCGCGGACGCGTTGCGCACCGGCGCCTTCAGACCCAGCGCCTCCGCGAGCGCGACGCGGAAGGCCCACGCGCTGTCGAACCGCTCCTCCGGCTTCGCGGCCAGCGCGCGCATCAGCACGGTGGACAGCGCGGGCGGCACGCTCGCGTTGAGGGCGTGCGGCGGGAACAGCGTCACGCCCGCGGAGCGCCCCAGCCCGAACGGCAGCCGGCCCGTCACCAGCAGGTAGCCCGCCACGCCCATCGCATGCACATCCGCGCGAGGGCTCCGGTTCATCCCCACGCACTGCTCGGGCGCCATGAACGTGGGCGAGCCCACCGTCACACCCTGCGCGCGCTCCTCCTGCGACAGCGCCGCCTCCCGCACCGCGCCCGCGCCGAAGTCGCGCACCCGCACGCGCCGCTCGCCCTTCGCGTCGCGCGTGACGAACATCGAATCCAGCGTGAGGTCCCCGTGCACCAGCCCCCGCGCGTGCGCCGCCTCCAGCCCCGCGAGCGCCTGATCCAACACCTCGCCCACCTCGACCGGCGACAGCGGCAGGGGCAGCGCGCTCAGCGACTCGCCCTCCGGCGCCTCCTGCAGCACGCAGGGCAGTCCTTGCGGACCGGGGCGCACGTCCAGCACGCGCGCCACGTGGCGGTGCACGACGTTGCGCTGCGCCAGCGCCTCCGCGATGAACCGGGCACGCACGGCGGGACGGGCCGCCAGGTGCGCGTGCAGCACCTTCACGGAGAAGCGGTGCCCGGTGGGCACGTACTCCGCCAGGTACACCGACGCCACCGCCCCCACCTCCAGCCGGCGCTTCAGGAGCAGCGGCCCGTGCCGCTGGCCCTCCAGCGAATCCCCCGGCACCGGAGGCCGGGCAGCGACGGAGCACGCCTCCCCATCCCGGTGTTCGCCCACGCAGCGCTTGCAGCCCATCGCCATCCCCGCCTGTCGCCCCGGAAATGGGGCGGACCCGGGATGGACTTGCAACCCGCGCGCCTCGTGCCCGGGGCCCGCTTTCGTCCGGACCGCGACACTCCAACACCCGCGAGTGCCAGCAAACCCCGCAAAACGAACCAGGGCCCCCTGTAGAAACGACAGGGAGCCCCGGGAAGAAATGTGTGGGGTGAAACAGGAGGCGAAGTCGCCTCCAGGCCTACAGCAGCTTGGTGCGCTTCTTGGCCTTGAGGGCCTCGACGACCTTGCGGACGTCCTGGCTCTTGTCCTTGGGGACCACGAGCACGGCGTCACCGGAGTCCACCACCACCACGTCGTGCATGCCCACGACGGACAGCGTGCGCTTGTCGGACAGCACCACGCAGTTGGTGCAGTCCACCAGCACCGCGTCGCCGGAGACGACGTTGCCCTGCGCGTCCGCGGGGCGCACTTCGGGGATGGCGGCGAAGGAGCCCACGTCGGACCAGCCGAAGTCGCCGTCCAGCACCGCGATGTTCTCCGCCTTCTCCATCACGCCGTAGTCGATGGAGATGGAGGGCAGCTTGGGGAACACGCGCTTGAGCACGGCCGGGAAGGTGCGCTTGCCGGCGGCCTTCTGGAGCGCGTCCAGGCCCTTCTGCATCTCCGGCATGTGCTTCTGGAAGGCCTCCAGCATCACGTCCGCGCGGAAGACGAAGATGCCGCCGTTCCACAGGTAGTCGCCGCCGGCCACGTACTCCTGCGCCGTCTTGAGGTCGGGCTTCTCCTTGAACGCCTTCACGCGGCGGCCGCCGCCGTCCAGCGCGTCACCGACCTGGATGTAGCCGTAGCCCGTCTCCGGGCGCGCGGGCTTGATGCCCAGCGTGACGATGTGGCCGCCTTCCGCGATGCGGGCTGCCTCCGCGAGCGTGCGCTGGAAGCCCTTCACGTCCCCCACGTGGTGATCCGACGGCAGCACCGCGAGCACGCCCTTGGGGTCGCGCGCGGCCACCTGGAGCGCGGCGAGCGCGATGGCGGGCGCGGTGTTGCGCGCCACGGGCTCCACCAGGAGGTTGCCCTTGGGCAGCCCCTTCACCAGCTTCGCGGCCGTCTTCGCGTGCACGGGACCGCACACGATGAAGGTGTTCTTCACCGGGGCCAGGCCCTTGAGGCGCTGAGCGGTGTCGGTGAGCAGCGGCTGCTTGGAGGCCAGCGGGAGGAACTGCTTCGGACGGGCCTGGCGGGACAGCGGCCAGAAGCGGGTGCCGGAGCCTCCGGCCATGATGACGGGGTAGAGGGCCATATGCGGGTGCGAGCTCCTAGGGGCACGCCGGCCCATGGCCTGGCGCGCACGGCGGCGCACCATAGCGCGTCGCGCCAGCGTGGGAAGGGGGCTGCTCGCCGCTCAGGCTGGCAGGACCGCGATGGCCTCCACCTCGAAGAGCATCGCGTCCAGTGCCAGCCGGGGGACGGGAATCAGCGTGCAGGTCGGCTTCATGCCGCCGTTCCAGGCCGCGTCCAGCTCGGGGCCGATGATGCGCAGCTTCTCCTCCGTGTGGTCCACCACCAGCATCGTGAGCCTGGCGACGTCACCGACGCCCGCTCCCACGGACTCGAGGGCCGTCCGAACGTTCTTGAACGCCTGCCTCACCTGGAGGCGGAAGTCGGGCTCGAGCGCGCCCGTCTCGCGCTCTCCCCCCTGCCCCGCCAGGAAGACCAGCCGGGAGCCGGGCGCGACCTGCGCCACGTGTGAGAAGCCATAGGGCGCCGGGTCGAACAACCCCTTCGGATTCGTCAGCACCACGGTCGGCGTCTTCGAGGAGTCTGAGCTCTGTCCCATGCTTCAGCGTCTCCC
This DNA window, taken from Corallococcus coralloides DSM 2259, encodes the following:
- a CDS encoding YCF48-related protein — translated: MTMGAVWLATWLALGSADMKWEPQASGTTVRLRGVSAVDGRVAWASGDKGTVVRTTDGGKTWTRAPVPDAEGLDFRDVDAFSDRTAYVLSIGAGDKSRIYKTTDGGAHWTLQFTNTMPGAFFNGMAFWDEQHGIAFSDPVDRHFVVITTEDGGATWKPVPQGALPAALEGEAGFAASGTSIAVYGKSHVWFGLGGSIARVLHSADGGKTWGIAPTPLATGEGAGVFSLYFWSPMAGVAVGGNYKQPEVATGNAALTLDAGKRKWTVPEKAPGGYRSCVAPLTRERKMWLVAVGPTGSDVSKDAGRTWEPLDPTGFHAVSTPPRARDTAWAVGEEGRIAKLVFASAAPAPKQP
- a CDS encoding RidA family protein, with protein sequence MGQSSDSSKTPTVVLTNPKGLFDPAPYGFSHVAQVAPGSRLVFLAGQGGERETGALEPDFRLQVRQAFKNVRTALESVGAGVGDVARLTMLVVDHTEEKLRIIGPELDAAWNGGMKPTCTLIPVPRLALDAMLFEVEAIAVLPA
- a CDS encoding phosphomannomutase/phosphoglucomutase; its protein translation is MNAHIFREYDIRGLVDKDLTIEVVELLGLGLGTMIRRKGGTSIVVGRDCRESSTRFRDALAKGLTATGLDVYDVGVVPTPLTYFAANTLPVDGLAMITGSHNPKEFNGFKIGAGKTTFHGPEIKELRRLIEAKDFATSDKPGKVTPYDIITPYNHFIRQTVKVGRKGMKIVIDAGNGTGGAIAVPLFESMGFDVVPLFCEMDADFPNHHPDPTVVENLQDLIKKVKEVKAEVGIAYDGDSDRIGVIDDQGNVLWGDQLMVLFSRYVLKEAPGAAIIGEVKCSYTMYDDIAKHGGRPIMWKAGHSLIKSKMKEEHAELAGEMSGHIFFKHRYFGFDDAVYASARLLEILTQEKQSMSQLLSDVPKTFASPELRFDTTEEKKFAMVKRATEILRDAGHKVVDVDGVRVTFPDGWGLIRASNTQPILVLRYEASTEARVKEIQALIEKTVAQAQKEVGA
- a CDS encoding ROK family protein, which produces MPTLGIDLGGTFARAAVVDGKGEILASAKVAVQDRKPQGVVETIAQAAEEAVKSSGVKVDGCGVGAAGQIHKDTGVISVAPNLGWRDVPLAAMLTKRLGFDVKVVNDLSAAAWGELHAGAGRGAHDILVVFVGSGVGSAIIADGRLVQGGGGVAGELGHIKVVPGGRLCGCGEHGCLEAYAGGHNLIAQTKELLASGGSRVLEQLTQDDPYTITPVTLETAAEAGDAKAKEIHARAAHFLAVAVANYVTVLNPSRLVLGGGVLTHCPGIKRLVLDGVQQWASRVSREGLLIADAELGDDSGIIGAALLVK
- a CDS encoding serine/threonine protein kinase, with amino-acid sequence MGCKRCVGEHRDGEACSVAARPPVPGDSLEGQRHGPLLLKRRLEVGAVASVYLAEYVPTGHRFSVKVLHAHLAARPAVRARFIAEALAQRNVVHRHVARVLDVRPGPQGLPCVLQEAPEGESLSALPLPLSPVEVGEVLDQALAGLEAAHARGLVHGDLTLDSMFVTRDAKGERRVRVRDFGAGAVREAALSQEERAQGVTVGSPTFMAPEQCVGMNRSPRADVHAMGVAGYLLVTGRLPFGLGRSAGVTLFPPHALNASVPPALSTVLMRALAAKPEERFDSAWAFRVALAEALGLKAPVRNASADAPEDVADVEGVATAEGSAEQHDAADDFDIVEDVPEWGMAATSMEDAALRAADGAPSNARSGEGAMRAEVAAFWASAVALLGDAEPEPQAVSHAPAKTMKLGIIEPNSLQAGAPILLVDPASPLDVTAQAAVNPTSTLGAAAIPFMTLAPSLEPASIPSPPPIPLVDVVHEAAPIPLVNPVPPLEASAPRTDAPADLRVRLGLTPGEVLQPVSVSDVAPEGLFAECQGSLPPLAARLTVEVSFRGETALGACDVVRHVTFDEARTWNVPAGVFVHFSDEFPALGRLLSRALMEDAEPAPDAELARMLSRAEAVARDPYTLLGAKHDADFGDIHRRAQAAQRRLAAFQNRPLPTGQRQALDALRVRVLAAQRMLGDPLSRVGYDATRGNLGGLARCVAAGVPEPTMEALRSAFLAARPEVEKKARALFTQGHALEVQRAVPAALERYAEALKLDPLNTSWLKHYQSLLRRVPVGSGAGAGAQAPGAMA
- a CDS encoding mannose-1-phosphate guanylyltransferase translates to MALYPVIMAGGSGTRFWPLSRQARPKQFLPLASKQPLLTDTAQRLKGLAPVKNTFIVCGPVHAKTAAKLVKGLPKGNLLVEPVARNTAPAIALAALQVAARDPKGVLAVLPSDHHVGDVKGFQRTLAEAARIAEGGHIVTLGIKPARPETGYGYIQVGDALDGGGRRVKAFKEKPDLKTAQEYVAGGDYLWNGGIFVFRADVMLEAFQKHMPEMQKGLDALQKAAGKRTFPAVLKRVFPKLPSISIDYGVMEKAENIAVLDGDFGWSDVGSFAAIPEVRPADAQGNVVSGDAVLVDCTNCVVLSDKRTLSVVGMHDVVVVDSGDAVLVVPKDKSQDVRKVVEALKAKKRTKLL